The proteins below come from a single uncultured Carboxylicivirga sp. genomic window:
- a CDS encoding Xaa-Pro peptidase family protein, translating into MSEKTPASELKMRMDAFCRIMNDNNPDWQMAMIFSKVNLLYFTGSMSEGVLIVERDNGAIYWVRRSYERAIEESAFEDIRPMGSYRDAAQLYEKKPSVVYLESEFVPLAMFKRIQKHFLFESFKGLDFQVSMTRAVKSAWELNFMEQAGKIHQRVLEDKVPALLREGMTEADLAAELYEVMVKEGHQGTARFAMHDTEIVVAQLGFGTSSLVPTNFDGPGGNRGLNAAMPSLGSRQRKLKKGDLVFVDMGVGVNGYHSDKTVTYMFGQSLSDEVISIHKQCVDIQNKVASMLKPGNSGEMIYESIMDSLSSEFQTNFMGFGNRQVKFLGHGIGLTVDELPVLAKGFDMPFEENMVFAVEPKKGIEGVGMVGIENTFVVTPDGGRCITGTNPGLILVE; encoded by the coding sequence ATGAGCGAAAAAACACCGGCCTCAGAATTAAAAATGAGGATGGACGCATTTTGCCGGATTATGAATGATAATAATCCCGATTGGCAAATGGCGATGATATTCAGTAAAGTCAATTTATTATATTTCACAGGCTCAATGTCGGAAGGAGTGTTGATTGTTGAGCGTGATAACGGAGCTATATATTGGGTTCGTCGTAGCTATGAACGTGCAATTGAAGAATCAGCATTTGAAGATATTCGCCCAATGGGTAGTTATCGTGATGCAGCTCAACTATATGAGAAAAAACCTTCAGTAGTTTATCTCGAAAGCGAATTTGTTCCTTTGGCAATGTTTAAGCGTATTCAAAAGCACTTTTTGTTTGAATCGTTTAAAGGGCTTGATTTTCAGGTGTCGATGACGCGAGCTGTAAAAAGTGCCTGGGAACTTAATTTTATGGAGCAAGCAGGGAAAATACATCAGCGTGTGCTAGAAGATAAAGTGCCAGCTTTATTGCGCGAAGGAATGACTGAAGCTGATTTAGCTGCTGAATTATACGAAGTAATGGTGAAAGAAGGTCATCAGGGCACAGCTCGTTTTGCCATGCACGATACAGAGATTGTGGTTGCTCAACTAGGATTTGGAACAAGTTCGTTAGTGCCAACAAACTTTGATGGCCCGGGTGGAAATCGAGGACTAAATGCTGCCATGCCAAGTTTAGGAAGCCGACAGCGCAAGCTAAAGAAAGGCGATTTGGTATTTGTTGATATGGGTGTGGGAGTAAATGGATATCATTCTGATAAAACCGTTACTTATATGTTTGGGCAGTCGTTGTCCGATGAGGTTATTAGCATTCATAAGCAATGCGTTGATATTCAAAATAAGGTTGCATCAATGTTAAAACCTGGTAATTCGGGCGAGATGATTTATGAATCCATCATGGATAGCTTGTCTTCTGAATTTCAGACTAACTTTATGGGATTTGGTAATCGACAGGTTAAATTCTTAGGTCATGGTATAGGATTAACTGTTGATGAATTACCAGTTTTAGCAAAGGGATTTGATATGCCTTTTGAAGAAAATATGGTGTTCGCAGTGGAACCTAAAAAAGGTATTGAAGGAGTTGGAATGGTAGGGATTGAAAATACATTTGTGGTAACTCCCGATGGTGGACGATGCATTACCGGAACTAATCCTGGATTGATTTTGGTTGAGTAA
- a CDS encoding DUF1287 domain-containing protein, whose product MIRYALLFVPLFSLSSIKSQNNFFSQLADSALELTQKHVVYDPSYFSIPYPNGDIPTGKGVCTDVIIRSYRTLGIDLQKEVHEDMKVHFELYPKIWGLTSTDKNIDHRRVPNLMTFFGRFGDELTKINNPADYKPGDIVCWNLGGNITHIGIVSAIKSGDEKRYQIIHNIGAGQVLEDCLFSYKIIGHYRYQK is encoded by the coding sequence ATGATTAGATATGCATTGCTGTTTGTTCCTTTATTCAGTTTATCTTCCATAAAAAGTCAAAATAACTTTTTTTCGCAATTAGCCGATTCTGCACTTGAATTGACTCAAAAACATGTTGTTTACGATCCTTCGTATTTTAGTATCCCTTATCCAAATGGTGATATCCCAACTGGTAAAGGTGTTTGTACCGATGTAATTATTCGGTCTTATCGAACGTTGGGTATTGACTTACAAAAAGAGGTTCATGAAGATATGAAAGTACATTTTGAACTTTACCCCAAAATATGGGGGCTAACGTCTACGGATAAAAACATTGATCATCGACGGGTTCCAAATTTGATGACATTTTTTGGCCGGTTTGGAGATGAACTTACCAAAATAAATAATCCCGCTGATTATAAACCGGGTGATATTGTTTGTTGGAATTTGGGGGGAAATATCACTCATATTGGAATAGTATCAGCAATTAAATCTGGAGATGAAAAACGATATCAAATTATCCATAATATTGGAGCGGGGCAGGTTTTAGAAGATTGTCTGTTTAGCTACAAAATCATTGGGCATTACCGATATCAAAAATAA